The Temnothorax longispinosus isolate EJ_2023e chromosome 4, Tlon_JGU_v1, whole genome shotgun sequence genome has a window encoding:
- the LOC139811757 gene encoding putative nuclease HARBI1 has translation MNDILNFIFFDEFADHNLPTNYRRPRKIKPRINYIEVLDEVDFKNRFRISKNSFMILLKRIENQIRQNTDCNDAIPPIIQLLVALRFYATGSFLQIIGDFCGISTSSTQRIVYRVSCAIATLRQELIKLPLLPEEIRQNEEEFYQTAKFIRAIGCMDCTHIKIQSYGKKESELYRNRKGWFSFNVQVIVNSKLEIIDIVARWPGSTHDSTIFNHSRIKSLFETGTFGDSVLIADSGYPNLSYIMCPLQSPTTAAEHLYNEAQIRTRSKIERFFGIWKRTFPILSVGARFRTPEKMLPVIVATAVLHNIIQHDKEEIITNPEAYNNAIVLMQDINESNRNVTDVRRTMVKYFERLIF, from the exons atgaatgacattttaaattttatattttttgacgaATTCGCTGATCACAATTTACCAACGAACTATCGAAGGCCACGTAAAATAAAACcacgtataaattatatagaagtATTAGACGAAGTTGACTTTAAAAACAGATTtagaatatcaaaaaatagttttatgatattgttaaaaagaatagaaaacCAAATTCGGCAAAATACTGATTG TAATGATGCTATTCCACCTATCATACAGTTATTAGTTGCCCTACGTTTCTACGCAACAGGATCTTTCTTGCAAATTATTGGAGATTTCTGTGGCATTAGTACATCTAGTACTCAAAGAATTGTTTATCGTGTATCTTGTGCTATTGCTACGTTAAGACAGGAGTTAATAAAACTTCCGTTATTACCTGAAGAAATTCGTCAAAATGAGGAGGAATTTTATCAAACTGCCAAATTTATTCGCGCTATTGGCTGTATGGATTGCACtcacataaaaatacaatcaTATG GTAAAAAAGAGAGTGAATTATATCGAAATAGAAAAGGCTGGTTTTCCTTTAATGTACAAGTTATCGTTAATAGTAAATTGGAAATTATAGATATTGTGGCACGATGGCCAGGATCTACACATGATTCCACTATTTTCAATCATTCacgaataaaaagtttatttgaaACAGGCACATTTGGTGACAGTGTACTTATAGCAGATTCTGGATATCCAAACTTATCGTATATTATGTGTCCATTACAATCTCCGACAACAGCTGCAGAGCATCTCTATAATGAAGCTCAAATCAGAACGCGTTCAAAAATCGAACGTTTCTTCGGTATATGGAAGAGGACATTTCCAATTTTATCTGTTGGAGCACGTTTTCGCACACCTGAGAAAATGCTTCCTGTTATTGTTGCAACAGCAGTGTTACACAACATTATTCAACACGATAAAGAGGAAATTATAACTAATCCCGAAGCATATAATAATGCTATTGTTTTAATGCAAGACATAAATGAGAGCAACAGAAATGTCACTGATGTGCGACGTACAAtggtgaaatattttgaaag